A window from Erythrobacter sp. YJ-T3-07 encodes these proteins:
- the scpB gene encoding SMC-Scp complex subunit ScpB — MSAQPESLDRSLEAALFASEEALSVDQLSTHLGDADKGEVRAALARLAEFYAPRGIHLVERGKRWHFQTAPDCAHLLRRERESLRKLSRAATEVLAIIAYHEPVSRAEIESIRGVQTSGGTLDVLMEAGWVKPAGRREVPGRPLIYATTSEFLRHFGLESRRDLPGIDELRATGMLDPVQEAFEAEMAGDDADEAGESTAGTSADEG; from the coding sequence ATGAGCGCACAGCCCGAATCGCTCGATCGCTCGCTGGAAGCGGCGCTGTTCGCTTCGGAGGAAGCGCTGAGCGTGGACCAGCTCTCCACGCACCTCGGCGATGCGGACAAGGGAGAAGTGCGAGCGGCGCTGGCCCGCCTCGCCGAGTTCTATGCGCCACGGGGCATCCATCTGGTGGAGCGGGGCAAGCGCTGGCATTTCCAGACCGCACCCGACTGCGCGCACCTGCTGCGCCGCGAACGCGAATCGCTGCGCAAGCTGAGCCGCGCGGCCACGGAAGTGCTCGCAATCATCGCCTATCATGAGCCGGTGAGCCGGGCGGAGATCGAATCGATCCGCGGGGTGCAGACCTCCGGCGGTACGCTCGACGTGCTGATGGAGGCGGGCTGGGTGAAGCCTGCGGGACGGCGCGAGGTGCCCGGACGCCCGTTGATCTATGCCACCACGTCTGAATTCCTGCGCCATTTCGGGCTCGAATCGCGCAGGGATTTGCCGGGAATCGACGAATTGCGGGCGACCGGCATGCTCGACCCGGTGCAGGAGGCCTTCGAGGCGGAGATGGCGGGCGATGACGCGGACGAGGCCGGCGAAAGCACCGCAGGCACCTCCGCCGACGAGGGCTGA
- a CDS encoding ScpA family protein, which translates to MDEEGDWRGIAASDGAEQGALHLALDGWEGPLDLLLELARKQKVDLREISILALVDQYLDFLDGAEHLKLEVAADYLVMAAWLAYLKSALLLPRDEQEDPSPEELALRLQLRLQRLGAMREAAGRLMGRDRLGRDVFLRGKPEGLRTDRTVSWQVGYYDLVRAYGQVKLRNAPALHTVRDRQVMTLESALDRVSSMLGVAMDWMELRDFLPPGADRRLRKSALASSFVAALELARTGRAQLAQDDIFGPLRLRRAAT; encoded by the coding sequence CTGGACGAGGAGGGCGACTGGCGCGGGATTGCCGCGTCCGATGGTGCCGAACAGGGAGCGCTTCATCTCGCGCTCGACGGGTGGGAAGGTCCGCTCGACCTGCTGCTGGAACTGGCGCGCAAGCAGAAGGTCGACCTGCGCGAAATCTCGATCCTCGCACTGGTCGACCAGTATCTCGATTTTCTGGACGGCGCGGAACACCTCAAGCTGGAGGTTGCTGCCGATTATCTGGTGATGGCCGCATGGCTGGCCTACCTCAAATCCGCGCTGCTGCTGCCCAGGGACGAGCAGGAGGACCCGAGCCCGGAAGAGCTCGCGCTGCGCCTGCAGCTGCGCCTCCAGCGGCTGGGTGCGATGCGCGAGGCGGCAGGCCGGCTGATGGGCCGCGACCGGCTGGGCCGTGACGTGTTCCTGCGCGGCAAGCCAGAGGGCCTGCGGACCGATCGCACGGTCAGCTGGCAGGTCGGCTATTACGATCTGGTGCGCGCCTACGGGCAGGTGAAGCTGCGCAACGCCCCGGCCCTGCACACCGTGCGCGATCGGCAGGTGATGACGCTGGAAAGCGCGCTCGACCGGGTTTCCAGCATGCTCGGCGTGGCGATGGACTGGATGGAACTGCGCGACTTCCTGCCCCCCGGGGCGGATCGGCGGCTGCGCAAGTCGGCGCTGGCGAGCAGCTTCGTCGCCGCGCTCGAACTGGCGCGCACGGGCCGTGCACAGCTAGCGCAGGATGATATTTTCGGCCCGCTGCGGCTGCGCCGGGCAGCGACATGA